In Streptomyces violaceusniger Tu 4113, one DNA window encodes the following:
- a CDS encoding D-sedoheptulose-7-phosphate isomerase has protein sequence MTDTLRAAQAHCQSLQDAVAHLRDNGLEQITAWGRHLAATLPVGGRLIAAGNGGSAAQAQHLTAELVGRYRRERPAYSAIALPTDTSSLTAIGNDYGFEELYARQVAAHGRPGDVLVLMSTSGRSPNLLAAADTGRAAGLRVWAMTGPRPNPLTLRAHDTLCIASGSTATVQEAHLVALHLLCESFDHETLDHDHEALDHDHEALDDDHDHDHETLDEEPLATGTADPVTTRRYDLPRAQPPAPRPSRATDGR, from the coding sequence ATGACCGACACGCTGCGCGCCGCCCAGGCACACTGCCAGTCGCTCCAGGACGCCGTGGCGCACCTGCGCGACAACGGCCTGGAACAGATCACCGCGTGGGGCCGCCACCTGGCCGCCACCCTCCCCGTCGGCGGCCGGCTCATCGCCGCGGGCAACGGAGGCAGCGCCGCCCAGGCCCAGCACCTGACCGCCGAACTCGTCGGCCGCTACCGCCGCGAACGCCCCGCCTACTCGGCCATCGCCTTGCCTACCGACACCTCCAGCCTCACCGCCATCGGCAACGACTACGGCTTCGAGGAGCTGTACGCCCGGCAGGTCGCCGCGCACGGCAGACCCGGCGATGTGCTGGTCCTGATGTCCACCTCCGGACGCAGCCCCAACTTGCTGGCCGCCGCCGACACCGGGCGCGCCGCCGGGCTGCGGGTCTGGGCCATGACCGGCCCCCGCCCCAACCCGCTGACCCTCCGCGCCCACGACACGCTGTGCATCGCCTCCGGCAGCACGGCGACCGTCCAGGAGGCCCACCTGGTGGCCCTCCATCTGCTGTGCGAGAGCTTCGACCACGAGACCCTCGACCACGACCACGAGGCCCTCGACCACGACCACGAGGCCCTCGACGACGACCACGACCACGACCACGAGACCCTCGACGAAGAGCCCCTCGCCACGGGCACCGCCGACCCCGTAACCACACGGCGCTACGACCTCCCGCGCGCCCAGCCCCCCGCGCCCCGTCCCAGCCGCGCGACCGACGGGAGGTGA
- the rfaE2 gene encoding D-glycero-beta-D-manno-heptose 1-phosphate adenylyltransferase — MSAAQRPLVVVGDTLLDQDVDGEATRLAPDAPAPVVDVTVDRSRPGGAGLAALLAARGGREVVLVTALGDDAASRTVREALRSLVTLAEVPLDGTLPVKTRIRAGGRPLARVDRGGGTPGSPGRAALAALRNAGAVLVADYGHGTAGALRRHLADAAHTAPLVWDPHPRGERPVPGVRLATPNAAEARLLLGSDGGPRNDQGPLRVHGARGTRLGELWGAAAVAVTLGERGALLTRPHSGDHLYVPAAYRAQGDPCGAGDRFAATAASVLADGGLPEEAVQLAVAEAAAFVASGGAGALRPGEALSGDEAPGRPRDAYGLAEAVRTRGGTVVAAGGCFDLLHAGHVGLLQNARRTGDCLIVCVNSDASVTRLKGPGRPINPVADRVRVLAGLGCVDAVAVFDEDTPEPLLRRLRPDVWVKGGDYSADTLPEAAVLREWGGQALVLPYLDGRSTTELARRAALGATVRPAPPPVPSRTRR; from the coding sequence ATGAGCGCCGCGCAGCGACCCCTGGTCGTGGTCGGTGACACCCTGCTGGACCAGGACGTCGACGGCGAAGCCACCCGCCTGGCCCCCGACGCCCCGGCCCCCGTCGTGGACGTCACCGTGGACCGCAGCCGCCCCGGCGGTGCCGGACTCGCCGCTCTGCTCGCCGCCCGCGGCGGGCGCGAGGTCGTCCTCGTCACCGCGCTGGGCGACGACGCCGCGAGCCGGACCGTCCGCGAGGCCCTGCGCTCCCTGGTCACCTTGGCCGAGGTACCCCTGGACGGCACCCTCCCGGTCAAGACCAGGATCCGCGCCGGAGGCCGCCCCCTGGCCCGCGTCGACCGAGGGGGCGGAACGCCGGGAAGCCCTGGAAGGGCCGCCCTCGCCGCCCTACGGAACGCCGGAGCCGTCCTGGTCGCCGACTACGGCCACGGCACCGCGGGCGCGCTGCGCCGACACCTCGCCGACGCGGCGCACACCGCACCCCTGGTCTGGGACCCGCACCCGCGCGGTGAACGGCCCGTGCCCGGCGTACGGCTCGCCACACCCAACGCCGCCGAGGCCCGGCTCCTCCTCGGCTCCGACGGCGGCCCCAGGAACGATCAGGGGCCCCTGCGCGTCCACGGAGCGCGCGGCACCCGCCTCGGTGAGCTCTGGGGCGCCGCGGCCGTCGCCGTCACCCTGGGGGAGCGCGGTGCGCTCCTCACCCGCCCGCACAGCGGCGATCACCTTTACGTTCCGGCCGCCTACCGGGCCCAGGGCGACCCCTGCGGTGCCGGAGACCGCTTCGCCGCCACTGCCGCGAGCGTGCTGGCGGACGGAGGGCTGCCGGAGGAGGCGGTCCAGCTTGCCGTCGCCGAAGCCGCCGCTTTCGTGGCGTCGGGCGGCGCCGGCGCCCTCCGGCCGGGTGAGGCCCTCAGCGGTGACGAGGCCCCCGGGCGCCCGCGCGACGCCTACGGCCTCGCCGAGGCGGTCCGTACCCGGGGCGGTACCGTCGTCGCCGCCGGAGGCTGTTTCGACCTGCTGCACGCCGGCCACGTCGGACTGCTCCAGAACGCCCGCCGCACCGGTGACTGTCTGATCGTGTGCGTCAACTCCGACGCCTCCGTGACCCGTCTGAAGGGCCCCGGCCGCCCGATCAACCCGGTCGCGGACCGAGTACGGGTGCTGGCCGGACTGGGCTGCGTCGACGCCGTCGCCGTCTTCGACGAGGACACCCCGGAGCCGCTGCTGCGCAGACTGCGCCCGGACGTCTGGGTCAAGGGCGGCGACTACAGTGCCGACACCCTGCCCGAGGCCGCCGTGCTGCGCGAATGGGGTGGGCAGGCCCTCGTCCTGCCGTATCTCGACGGTCGGTCCACCACCGAACTCGCCCGCCGGGCGGCCCTCGGGGCCACCGTCCGCCCGGCCCCGCCCCCGGTGCCCTCGCGGACCCGCCGATGA
- a CDS encoding glycosyltransferase family 9 protein produces MTRPAGRRPRLLVLRALGLGDLLTAVPALRALRRSHPGYELLLAAPGRLAEASAATGAVDRLLATSAPARAVPNRIDWTGPPPEVAVDLHGNGPPSHRLLSALRPGRTLAYAHPDTPQVPGPLWRDDEHEWVRWCRLLLWYGIPADPGDQRISAPEGRGSPAPGAVVLHPGADAAARRWPAERFAAVGRALAATGHRVVVTAGADEAPLAHGVARAAGLPRSAVLGGDADVPFADLAALVARARAVVVGDTGLAHLATALGTPSVVLFGPVAPRLWGPPRCDLHQALWYGGDATPRPGDAHGTVPDERLLAISVADVLAAVGRLPRPAAPAPRRPHPTTPTGAAG; encoded by the coding sequence ATGACGCGCCCCGCGGGCCGCCGCCCCCGCCTGCTGGTCCTGCGCGCTCTCGGCCTCGGCGACCTGCTCACGGCCGTCCCGGCGCTCCGCGCACTCCGGCGCTCCCACCCCGGCTACGAGCTGCTGCTGGCCGCACCGGGCCGCCTCGCCGAGGCCTCGGCGGCGACCGGAGCCGTCGACCGGTTGCTCGCCACCTCGGCCCCCGCCCGGGCCGTCCCCAACCGGATCGACTGGACCGGACCGCCACCGGAGGTGGCCGTGGACCTCCACGGGAACGGGCCGCCCAGCCACCGTCTGCTGAGCGCCCTGCGTCCGGGCCGCACTCTGGCCTACGCCCACCCCGACACCCCCCAAGTCCCCGGACCGCTGTGGCGCGACGACGAACACGAGTGGGTCCGCTGGTGCCGGCTGCTCCTTTGGTACGGCATCCCGGCCGACCCGGGGGACCAGCGGATCAGCGCCCCCGAGGGCCGCGGCTCGCCCGCGCCCGGAGCGGTGGTCCTGCATCCCGGCGCCGACGCCGCCGCGCGCCGGTGGCCCGCCGAGCGCTTCGCCGCGGTGGGACGGGCCCTCGCCGCGACCGGCCACCGGGTCGTCGTCACCGCGGGCGCCGATGAGGCCCCCTTGGCCCATGGGGTCGCCCGGGCCGCCGGGCTGCCTCGGTCGGCCGTGCTCGGCGGCGACGCCGATGTACCGTTCGCCGACCTCGCCGCACTCGTCGCCCGGGCCCGGGCCGTGGTCGTGGGCGACACCGGCCTGGCACATCTGGCGACCGCCCTGGGCACCCCCTCCGTCGTCCTCTTCGGACCGGTGGCCCCCCGGCTGTGGGGACCACCGCGCTGCGACCTCCACCAGGCGCTCTGGTACGGCGGCGACGCCACCCCCAGGCCGGGTGACGCGCACGGCACCGTCCCCGACGAGCGACTGCTCGCCATCAGCGTGGCCGATGTCCTGGCGGCGGTCGGCAGGCTCCCCCGCCCGGCCGCGCCCGCGCCCCGCCGCCCGCACCCGACCACCCCCACCGGGGCCGCCGGATGA
- a CDS encoding SDR family oxidoreductase, protein MTPSDTTGSGRLARGAVITGADSGIGRATAVRLADEGMDIGITWNTDHEGAERTAAEVREHGRRAVIERMDLTGLPEAAEAVDRLADALGRLDVLVNNAGTGTATPFLDLDHTTVQQVLDVDLVGPFLCGQRAARRMIRQGGGGRIVNVTSVHEHQPRVGAAPYCAAKGGLGLLTQVMALELAEHGIRVNAVAPGEIATPMTGQEDTDVRGQDRPGIPLGRPGDAREVAAVIAFLAGPDADYVTGASWAVDGGMLRMGPMAGSHLGSGDWRRG, encoded by the coding sequence ATGACCCCCAGCGACACCACCGGCTCCGGCCGTCTCGCCCGCGGCGCCGTCATCACCGGCGCGGACTCCGGCATCGGCCGTGCCACAGCAGTGCGGCTCGCCGACGAGGGCATGGACATCGGCATCACCTGGAACACCGACCACGAAGGGGCCGAACGGACGGCGGCCGAGGTGCGGGAACACGGGCGGCGGGCCGTGATCGAGCGGATGGACCTCACCGGACTCCCGGAGGCCGCCGAGGCCGTCGACCGGCTGGCCGACGCCCTCGGACGCCTCGACGTCCTCGTCAACAACGCGGGCACGGGAACCGCCACCCCCTTCCTCGACCTCGACCACACCACCGTGCAACAGGTCCTCGACGTCGACCTGGTCGGCCCCTTCCTGTGCGGACAGCGCGCGGCGCGCCGGATGATCCGCCAGGGCGGGGGCGGCCGGATCGTCAACGTCACCAGCGTCCACGAACACCAGCCACGGGTGGGCGCCGCACCCTACTGCGCGGCCAAGGGCGGGCTCGGCCTGCTCACCCAGGTGATGGCCCTGGAACTGGCCGAACACGGGATCCGGGTCAACGCGGTCGCACCAGGCGAGATCGCCACCCCGATGACCGGCCAGGAGGACACGGACGTCCGCGGCCAGGACCGGCCGGGGATCCCGCTCGGGCGGCCCGGGGATGCCCGGGAGGTCGCCGCCGTGATCGCCTTCCTCGCGGGCCCGGACGCCGACTATGTCACCGGCGCCTCCTGGGCGGTGGACGGTGGCATGCTCCGCATGGGGCCGATGGCCGGGTCACACCTGGGCAGCGGGGACTGGCGCCGGGGGTGA
- a CDS encoding glycosyltransferase family 2 protein, whose product MRRRSARPSPAVRVPAGAVTTPAVGVVVATRNRADTLATTLEHLAALPERPPVLVVDNGSTDHTRAMIAECFPGVDLLVHPVNRGALARNDGVRALTTPYIAFSDDDSWWREGALSRAARLLDAHPRLGLVTAQVRVGPEERPDPLNAVLAASPVGRAPDLPGPEVFGFLACAAVVRRSAFLDAGGFHPLIFFGGEETLLAYDLTARGWGVSYCAEVVAHHNPAPAPRPGRNAVMRRNELIGHWLRRPLPLAFRSTARLLAEAACDPEARLALRGLLARLPAALRQRRPLPPWVEEAVRRVSAS is encoded by the coding sequence ATGCGCCGCCGTTCCGCGCGGCCCTCTCCAGCGGTACGGGTCCCGGCAGGCGCCGTGACCACGCCCGCCGTCGGTGTCGTCGTCGCCACCCGCAATCGCGCCGACACCCTCGCCACCACCCTCGAACACCTCGCGGCGCTGCCGGAACGGCCGCCCGTGCTGGTGGTGGACAACGGTTCGACGGACCACACCCGCGCCATGATCGCCGAATGTTTCCCCGGAGTGGATCTTCTGGTCCATCCCGTCAACCGCGGGGCGTTGGCCCGCAACGATGGCGTACGCGCTCTGACCACCCCCTACATCGCCTTCAGCGACGACGACTCGTGGTGGCGGGAGGGGGCGCTGAGCCGGGCGGCCCGTCTCCTCGACGCCCATCCCCGGCTCGGGCTGGTAACGGCACAGGTGCGGGTGGGCCCCGAGGAGCGACCCGACCCGCTCAACGCGGTGCTTGCCGCCTCCCCCGTCGGCCGAGCGCCCGACCTGCCGGGACCGGAGGTCTTCGGCTTCCTCGCCTGCGCCGCCGTGGTGCGCCGCAGCGCTTTCCTCGACGCGGGGGGCTTCCATCCCCTGATCTTCTTCGGCGGAGAGGAAACCCTTCTCGCCTACGACCTCACCGCGCGCGGCTGGGGCGTTTCGTACTGCGCGGAGGTGGTGGCCCACCACAACCCGGCCCCGGCCCCCCGCCCTGGCCGCAACGCCGTGATGCGACGCAACGAGCTGATCGGCCACTGGCTGCGGCGTCCCCTCCCCCTCGCCTTCCGGAGTACCGCCCGGCTCCTTGCCGAGGCCGCGTGTGACCCGGAGGCGCGGCTCGCCCTGCGGGGGCTGCTCGCCCGGCTCCCGGCGGCGCTGCGGCAACGCCGCCCGCTGCCGCCGTGGGTGGAGGAGGCCGTCCGGCGGGTGTCCGCGTCCTGA
- a CDS encoding MFS transporter has translation MVTFLMDTAELVVGLLPEISADLDISVSSAGLMVTVFAIGMMVGAPLMAMATLRLPRRFTLIASLLVFAAGHVIGALSPTFALALIGRFVSALATGTFWAVGAVVATAAAGPAASSRVMGVVIGGVTLANIVGGRRCDLRTHRAGTQRARPRRGGRNGRGPRLVVRARPRAARGRRAA, from the coding sequence GTGGTCACCTTTCTCATGGACACCGCCGAGCTCGTCGTCGGCCTACTGCCGGAAATCTCCGCCGACCTGGACATCAGCGTCTCCTCCGCCGGACTGATGGTCACCGTCTTCGCGATCGGCATGATGGTCGGCGCCCCGCTGATGGCCATGGCGACCCTGCGGCTGCCGCGCCGCTTCACGCTGATCGCCTCGCTGCTCGTCTTCGCCGCCGGACACGTCATCGGCGCGCTCAGCCCCACCTTCGCCCTGGCGCTGATCGGGCGGTTCGTCTCCGCCCTGGCCACCGGCACCTTCTGGGCCGTCGGCGCGGTCGTCGCGACCGCCGCAGCAGGTCCGGCCGCGAGCAGCCGCGTGATGGGGGTCGTGATCGGCGGGGTCACCCTGGCCAACATCGTCGGCGGTCGCCGATGTGATCTCCGTACCCACCGGGCGGGCACGCAGCGCGCACGGCCGCGACGCGGTGGCCGAAACGGGAGGGGTCCTCGCCTGGTGGTGCGTGCCCGTCCTCGGGCCGCGCGGGGCCGGCGCGCCGCGTAG
- a CDS encoding aldo/keto reductase translates to MEYVRLGTTGLRVSRLALGCMSYGDPTAPGAHPWALTEDQAEPFFRQAVELGITFWDTANVYQAGTSEEIVGRAIRTYSRREDIVLATKVRGKMHDGPGGEGLSRRAILEQVDASLTRLGTDYIDLYQVHRFDDDTPVEETMEALHDTVKAGKVRYIGASSMYAWQFAKLQHAADLGGWTRFVSMQNQYNLLRRQDEPELMALCGDMGVGLVPYSPNGKGRLARPTGEQSNRSRTDHVVQSFDSPHDEPVINAVQQLAETRRVTMAHIALAWVLRNPLVSAPIVGATAPHHLQQATDALSLRLTDEEAATLEEPYVNAGPSWF, encoded by the coding sequence ATGGAGTACGTCCGTCTCGGCACCACCGGCCTGAGGGTGAGCCGGCTCGCCCTGGGGTGCATGAGCTACGGCGACCCCACCGCCCCCGGCGCCCACCCCTGGGCCCTGACCGAGGACCAGGCCGAGCCGTTCTTCCGGCAGGCCGTCGAGCTGGGCATCACCTTCTGGGACACCGCCAACGTCTACCAGGCCGGCACCTCCGAGGAGATCGTCGGCCGCGCCATCCGCACCTACTCCCGGCGGGAGGACATCGTGCTCGCCACCAAGGTCCGCGGGAAGATGCACGACGGCCCCGGCGGCGAAGGACTGTCCCGCAGGGCGATCCTCGAACAGGTCGATGCCTCCCTGACCCGGCTCGGCACGGACTACATCGACCTCTACCAGGTCCACCGCTTCGACGACGACACCCCCGTCGAGGAGACGATGGAAGCCCTCCACGACACCGTCAAGGCCGGCAAGGTCCGCTACATCGGCGCCTCCTCGATGTACGCCTGGCAGTTCGCCAAGCTCCAGCACGCCGCTGACCTCGGCGGATGGACCCGCTTCGTGTCCATGCAGAACCAGTACAACCTGCTGCGCCGCCAGGACGAACCCGAGCTGATGGCCCTGTGCGGTGACATGGGAGTGGGCCTCGTGCCCTACTCGCCCAACGGCAAGGGCCGCCTGGCCCGCCCTACCGGCGAGCAGAGCAACCGCTCGCGCACCGACCACGTCGTACAGTCCTTCGACAGCCCCCACGACGAGCCCGTCATCAACGCCGTACAGCAGCTCGCCGAAACCCGTCGCGTCACCATGGCCCACATCGCTCTGGCCTGGGTACTGCGCAACCCTCTGGTCTCCGCCCCCATCGTCGGAGCCACCGCACCCCACCACCTGCAGCAGGCCACCGATGCCCTCAGCCTCCGGCTGACGGACGAGGAAGCCGCCACCCTGGAGGAGCCGTACGTCAACGCCGGACCCTCCTGGTTCTGA
- a CDS encoding DUF2255 family protein: MRGAVLHAPGDVRFEERDDPEIIKPTDAVIRTVATCVCGSDLWDYRGINPVERPTAFGHEYVGIVEEVGDDVTTIRPGQFVIGSFFASDNTCPNCRNGYQTNCLHREFVGAEGCQADKIRIPLADGTLVATPSQPAKEHIASLLACSDVMGTGWYAAVAAQVQPGDTVAVVGDGAVGLCAVIAARELGAARIIAMSRSHPVPPPRAGTPPHRRAFTMSTWDQTQLRTFTPADDLHISPLREDGVTYGTPTWIWSVVVGSDLYVRPYNGPRSRWYQAAMTQKAGRIRIAGTEYDVAFAPADDTVLDATDDAYRTKYDPSPYVEHMLRSGPRSTTVRITPTA, translated from the coding sequence ATGCGCGGAGCAGTTCTCCACGCCCCCGGGGACGTGCGCTTCGAAGAACGCGACGACCCCGAGATCATCAAACCGACCGACGCGGTCATCCGCACCGTCGCGACCTGCGTCTGCGGATCGGACCTGTGGGACTACCGCGGCATCAACCCGGTCGAGCGGCCCACTGCGTTCGGCCACGAGTACGTCGGCATCGTCGAGGAGGTCGGCGACGACGTCACCACCATCAGGCCGGGCCAGTTCGTCATCGGCTCCTTCTTCGCCTCCGACAACACCTGCCCGAACTGCCGGAACGGCTACCAGACCAACTGCCTGCACCGCGAGTTCGTCGGCGCCGAGGGATGCCAGGCTGACAAGATCCGTATCCCGCTCGCGGACGGCACCCTGGTCGCCACCCCCAGCCAGCCCGCCAAGGAACACATCGCCAGCCTGCTGGCCTGCTCGGACGTGATGGGCACCGGCTGGTACGCGGCCGTGGCCGCCCAGGTGCAGCCCGGCGACACCGTCGCCGTGGTCGGCGACGGCGCGGTCGGCCTGTGCGCCGTGATCGCCGCCAGGGAACTGGGCGCCGCACGCATCATCGCCATGTCCCGGTCGCACCCCGTTCCGCCGCCACGGGCCGGCACCCCACCCCACCGGAGGGCCTTCACGATGAGCACCTGGGACCAGACACAGCTGCGCACCTTCACCCCCGCCGACGACCTGCACATCTCCCCGCTCCGCGAGGACGGCGTCACCTACGGCACCCCGACCTGGATCTGGTCCGTCGTCGTGGGCAGCGACCTCTACGTCCGCCCCTACAACGGCCCCCGCTCCCGCTGGTACCAGGCGGCGATGACGCAGAAGGCCGGACGCATCCGCATCGCGGGTACCGAGTACGACGTGGCCTTCGCCCCCGCCGACGACACCGTCCTCGACGCGACCGACGACGCCTACCGCACCAAGTACGACCCCAGCCCCTACGTGGAGCACATGCTCCGCAGCGGCCCCCGCTCGACGACCGTCCGCATCACCCCCACCGCGTAG
- a CDS encoding (R)-mandelonitrile lyase gives MELLKKQPTMKLPAQWFTGDAWADVIYRGEEPSRARANAVRFAPGARTAWHSHGLGQTLYIVEGIALVQSRGGEIIEGHPGDVIWTPPGEEHWHGAAPDHFMTHIALWETDKVDWLEHVSDTEYGGPRTSTRR, from the coding sequence ATGGAATTGCTGAAGAAGCAGCCCACGATGAAGCTGCCCGCCCAGTGGTTCACCGGTGACGCCTGGGCCGATGTGATCTACCGCGGTGAGGAGCCCTCGCGGGCCCGCGCCAACGCGGTGCGCTTCGCCCCCGGCGCCCGTACCGCCTGGCACTCCCACGGCCTGGGCCAGACCCTCTACATCGTCGAGGGCATCGCCCTGGTCCAGTCCCGCGGCGGCGAGATCATCGAAGGCCACCCGGGCGATGTGATCTGGACGCCGCCGGGCGAGGAGCACTGGCACGGCGCCGCCCCGGACCACTTCATGACGCACATCGCGCTGTGGGAGACCGACAAGGTCGACTGGCTCGAGCACGTCAGCGACACCGAGTACGGCGGCCCGCGCACCAGCACCCGTCGCTGA
- a CDS encoding carboxymuconolactone decarboxylase family protein gives MTKQSAPPELAKIAPKLVEVTNEVLFDDVWERTELSPRDRSLVTVSVLASLYRTEQLGYHLRTALENGLSVQELSEAITHLAFYAGWPNAMTAINQLKAIADEQTAA, from the coding sequence ATGACGAAGCAGTCCGCGCCCCCGGAACTGGCGAAGATCGCGCCGAAACTCGTCGAGGTCACCAACGAGGTGCTGTTCGACGACGTATGGGAAAGGACGGAGCTGTCACCGCGGGACCGAAGCCTGGTCACGGTCAGCGTGCTGGCGTCGCTGTACCGCACCGAGCAGCTCGGCTACCACCTGCGCACGGCGCTGGAGAACGGGCTGAGCGTCCAGGAGCTGTCCGAAGCGATCACCCACCTCGCCTTCTACGCGGGCTGGCCGAACGCGATGACCGCGATCAACCAGCTCAAGGCGATCGCCGACGAGCAGACCGCCGCCTGA
- a CDS encoding helix-turn-helix domain-containing protein, whose product MDTKSDIRAFLASRRAKITPQQAGLPAYGGNRRVPGLRREEVALLAGVSIDYYVRLERGHLAGASQEVLDAVSNALQLDDAERAHLHDLARAVAKRPATRTRRARGPLRDSTLRVLHSMTDSPAFIRNGRLDLLAVNRLGRALYAPLFTDDAPRPANIARFQFLNPTSRDFFPDWDTSVNTTVSLLRTEAGRAPHDNDLTGLIGELVTRSEEFRTAWAKHNVRLHHTGSKSFRHPAVGELTLDFDAMELPAQPGLTLTAYSAQPHTPAHDALQLLAAWAATEDAAATTDR is encoded by the coding sequence GTGGACACCAAGAGCGACATCCGCGCGTTCCTCGCCTCCCGCCGCGCGAAGATCACCCCGCAGCAGGCCGGACTGCCCGCCTACGGCGGCAACCGGCGCGTGCCCGGCCTGCGCCGCGAGGAAGTCGCCCTGCTCGCCGGGGTCAGCATCGACTACTACGTCCGCCTGGAGCGCGGCCACCTGGCCGGGGCCTCCCAGGAGGTCCTCGACGCGGTCTCGAACGCGCTCCAGCTGGACGACGCCGAACGCGCCCACCTCCACGACCTGGCCCGCGCCGTCGCCAAGCGCCCCGCCACCCGCACCCGGCGCGCCCGCGGTCCGCTACGGGACAGCACGCTGCGCGTGCTGCACTCCATGACCGACAGCCCGGCCTTCATCCGCAACGGCCGCCTCGACCTCCTCGCCGTCAACCGGCTCGGCCGCGCCCTGTACGCCCCGCTGTTCACCGACGACGCCCCACGCCCGGCCAACATCGCCCGCTTCCAGTTCCTGAACCCCACGAGCCGGGACTTCTTCCCCGACTGGGACACCTCGGTGAACACCACCGTCTCGCTGCTGCGCACCGAGGCCGGCCGGGCACCGCACGACAACGACCTGACCGGCCTGATCGGCGAACTCGTCACCCGCAGCGAGGAGTTCCGCACCGCCTGGGCCAAACACAACGTGCGCCTGCACCACACCGGCAGCAAATCCTTCCGCCACCCCGCCGTCGGCGAGCTCACCCTCGACTTCGACGCCATGGAACTGCCCGCACAGCCCGGCCTCACCCTGACGGCGTACAGCGCGCAGCCGCACACGCCAGCGCATGATGCACTTCAGCTGCTGGCCGCCTGGGCCGCCACCGAGGACGCGGCGGCCACCACCGACCGCTGA
- a CDS encoding ATP-binding protein has product MIRPAAVNAFTKRGRQDCPSLGTPEMSDSGDAMRVRFEIAKRGAHDQLPEADARRVKEMRYLTKACLEHSGLVAMSDDVVLAASELVTNAILHSHGTEVTLLISLQGDDLLRISVHDETPWLPVIRRVDGDAESGRGLQLVEWMTTAHNGAWGTSDGGATTWCTFFHRRREGALVSSKVIQRRRRRVSSASSRWRSTPASRPKRSEEIRR; this is encoded by the coding sequence TTGATCAGGCCCGCAGCCGTCAACGCCTTCACCAAGCGGGGGAGGCAGGACTGCCCCTCGCTCGGCACCCCGGAGATGTCGGACAGCGGCGATGCGATGAGGGTCCGCTTCGAAATCGCCAAACGTGGCGCACACGACCAGCTACCTGAGGCTGACGCCCGCCGCGTCAAGGAGATGCGGTACCTGACCAAAGCCTGCCTGGAGCACTCGGGGCTGGTCGCCATGTCGGATGACGTGGTCCTGGCTGCCTCCGAGCTGGTCACGAACGCGATCCTGCACAGCCACGGGACGGAGGTCACCCTCCTGATCAGCCTCCAGGGTGACGACCTATTACGTATCTCTGTCCACGACGAGACGCCATGGCTGCCCGTCATCCGGCGTGTCGACGGCGACGCTGAGAGCGGCCGTGGACTCCAGCTCGTCGAGTGGATGACGACCGCACATAACGGCGCGTGGGGAACCAGCGACGGAGGCGCAACTACTTGGTGCACCTTCTTCCATCGCCGCCGAGAGGGGGCGCTGGTGAGCAGCAAAGTGATCCAGCGCAGACGCCGGAGGGTGTCCTCGGCGTCTTCGCGCTGGCGGTCGACGCCCGCCTCCAGGCCGAAGCGGTCGGAAGAGATCCGCAGGTAG
- a CDS encoding flavin reductase family protein → MRIDFDPEVMGSAPFYKLLTSVVVPRPIAWVSTISRDHLSANLAPHSFFTVAAVAPPIVQFTSVGRKDSLRNVEDTGEFVVNLAPEGLFEQVNATATDFPHGVSEFEAVGVAQEASARVKPPRVAGSPVALECVVHSTMGLGNSTVVFGRVVYAAIDDAVMVDGHAEITRLRPLSRLGKNEWGTVGEVLDLARIRYADWEDQGPEKV, encoded by the coding sequence ATGCGTATCGATTTCGACCCCGAGGTCATGGGCTCTGCTCCCTTCTACAAGCTGCTGACCTCGGTCGTTGTGCCCCGGCCGATCGCCTGGGTCTCGACGATCAGCCGAGACCACCTTTCGGCGAACCTCGCCCCGCACTCGTTCTTCACCGTCGCGGCCGTGGCTCCGCCCATCGTGCAGTTCACCTCCGTGGGGCGTAAGGACTCGCTGCGGAATGTCGAGGACACCGGGGAGTTCGTGGTGAACCTCGCGCCGGAGGGGCTGTTCGAGCAGGTCAACGCGACCGCGACGGACTTTCCGCACGGGGTGAGCGAGTTCGAGGCGGTGGGGGTGGCGCAGGAGGCGAGTGCGCGGGTGAAGCCGCCTCGGGTGGCGGGGTCGCCGGTGGCGTTGGAGTGCGTGGTGCACAGCACGATGGGGCTCGGGAATTCGACGGTGGTCTTCGGGCGGGTGGTGTATGCCGCGATCGACGACGCGGTGATGGTCGACGGGCATGCGGAGATCACCAGGCTGCGGCCGCTGTCCCGGCTGGGGAAGAACGAATGGGGCACGGTCGGTGAGGTGCTGGATCTGGCCCGGATCCGTTACGCGGACTGGGAGGACCAGGGGCCCGAGAAGGTGTGA